In a genomic window of Flammeovirga agarivorans:
- a CDS encoding DnaJ-like cysteine-rich domain-containing protein: protein METSFIECPRCLGKGHVDHEDIKRLKQELRWLPGTCAYCNGTGKVSKDLIDSVDVDKTYLTNDLSAEEKEKVLNNDLDATMRGIEKEIQSQQIIDHIKDLHFNHELNVDQISTFFTYENDENKEKLFDFIQRVIDSESNSNL from the coding sequence ATGGAAACCTCATTTATAGAATGCCCAAGATGTTTAGGTAAAGGGCATGTCGATCATGAAGACATCAAAAGACTTAAACAAGAATTAAGGTGGTTACCCGGAACATGTGCTTATTGTAACGGCACTGGAAAAGTATCAAAAGACCTCATTGATTCTGTGGATGTAGACAAAACATATCTTACCAATGACCTCTCAGCAGAAGAAAAAGAAAAAGTATTAAATAATGATCTTGATGCTACGATGAGAGGCATAGAAAAAGAAATTCAAAGTCAGCAGATTATTGATCACATAAAAGATTTACATTTCAATCATGAATTAAATGTAGATCAGATTTCAACTTTCTTCACCTATGAAAATGATGAAAACAAAGAAAAGTTGTTCGATTTTATTCAAAGAGTGATTGATTCAGAAAGCAATTCAAATTTATAA
- the gcvP gene encoding aminomethyl-transferring glycine dehydrogenase produces MKIDLNNFERFEARHNAPNHTQIEEMLAALGVSDIDELISQTVPEKIRLKKPLELPQPLTEYQFLRHFKTIADKNKIYRSYIGMGYYNTITPPVILRNIMENPGWYTAYTPYQAEIAQGRLEMLLNFQTMVTDLTGMELANASLLDEATAAGEVVHMFYGARKGAKKKQANKFFASNTCHPQTLDLLKTRCTPIGVELVIGEVADLDVTDPTLFGVLVQYPDTNGGITDYTDFIAAAHENGVLVAMASDLLALTVLKEPGKMDADAVVGSAQRFGVPMGYGGPHAGFLATRDAYKRQIPGRIIGISKDKDGNEAYRMALQTREQHIKRERATSNICTAQVLLGVMASAYAIYHGPEGLKTIAYRTHGMANLLKQSVEKLGFEVVNNGYFDTLRINTTALQAKAIRLLAEERLTNFRYFEDGNIGLSMNQSTDVSHIADIVDLIQDALGLNVAVNVEALAENIEIAVPAELQRESDFLTHPVFNQYHAEHEMLRYLKRLENKDLSLVHSMISLGSCTMKLNATAEMIPVTWPEFGQMHPFAPKEQAQGYQEIFKDLEAWLCEITGFDAMSLQPNSGANGEYAGLLTIRAYHEGIGEGHRNIAIIPSSAHGTNPASAVMAGMKVIIVKCDEAGNIDVEDLKAKVEKHSNELSCLMITYPSTHGVFEESVVEICQIIHDNGGRVYMDGANMNAQVGLTSPANIGADVCHLNLHKTFCIPHGGGGPGVGPIGVVADLAPYLPGHAVIDNNVGEKASTAVAAAPWGSASILPISYAYIRMMGGEGLTNATKIAILNANYMQSRLKDHYPVLYVGANGRNAHEMIVDCRQFKPAGIEVEDIAKRLMDYGYHAPTVSFPVPGTLMIEPTESESKTELDQFCDAMIQIRQEIQEVIDGQADAVENVLKNAPHTQAQVITEEWTMPYSREKAVYPLPYVQANKFWPTVRRIDSAFGDRNLVCSCIPVSEFEEAEA; encoded by the coding sequence CATTGGTATGGGATATTACAATACTATTACTCCTCCTGTAATTTTACGTAATATCATGGAAAACCCAGGCTGGTACACAGCATATACTCCTTACCAAGCAGAAATTGCACAAGGTCGTTTAGAGATGCTACTTAATTTCCAAACTATGGTCACTGACCTAACAGGTATGGAACTAGCCAATGCATCTTTACTTGACGAAGCTACAGCTGCAGGTGAAGTAGTTCATATGTTCTATGGTGCTAGAAAGGGAGCAAAAAAGAAGCAAGCCAATAAGTTCTTTGCTTCAAATACATGTCACCCTCAGACATTAGACTTATTAAAGACACGTTGTACTCCAATCGGGGTAGAGCTAGTAATTGGTGAAGTTGCTGATTTAGATGTGACAGATCCAACTTTATTTGGTGTACTTGTTCAGTATCCAGATACTAATGGTGGTATTACAGATTATACTGACTTTATTGCTGCAGCTCATGAAAATGGAGTATTGGTAGCAATGGCATCAGACCTTTTGGCACTAACAGTACTAAAAGAGCCAGGCAAGATGGATGCTGATGCAGTAGTTGGTTCCGCTCAAAGATTTGGTGTGCCAATGGGTTATGGTGGACCTCATGCAGGTTTCCTTGCGACAAGAGATGCTTACAAGCGTCAAATCCCTGGTCGTATTATTGGTATTTCTAAGGACAAGGATGGTAACGAAGCTTACCGTATGGCCTTACAAACTCGTGAGCAACATATTAAGCGTGAGAGAGCAACGTCAAATATCTGTACAGCACAAGTGTTGTTAGGTGTGATGGCTTCTGCTTATGCAATATATCACGGACCAGAAGGGTTAAAAACAATTGCTTACCGTACTCATGGTATGGCGAACCTTCTGAAACAATCAGTAGAAAAGTTAGGTTTCGAAGTAGTTAATAACGGCTATTTTGATACTTTAAGAATAAATACAACAGCACTACAAGCTAAGGCAATCCGTTTATTAGCGGAAGAGAGATTAACAAATTTCCGTTACTTTGAAGATGGAAATATCGGTCTTTCTATGAACCAATCAACAGATGTATCACACATTGCTGATATTGTTGATTTAATTCAAGATGCTTTAGGTTTAAACGTTGCAGTTAATGTAGAAGCATTAGCTGAAAATATTGAAATTGCTGTTCCTGCAGAATTACAACGTGAGTCTGATTTCTTAACACATCCAGTATTTAATCAATACCATGCAGAGCATGAGATGTTACGTTACTTAAAACGTTTAGAGAATAAAGACCTTTCGTTAGTGCATTCAATGATTTCATTAGGTTCATGTACTATGAAATTGAATGCAACAGCAGAGATGATTCCTGTAACTTGGCCTGAGTTTGGACAGATGCACCCATTTGCACCAAAAGAACAAGCACAAGGTTACCAAGAAATCTTTAAGGATCTTGAAGCATGGTTGTGTGAAATCACAGGTTTTGATGCTATGTCATTACAACCAAACTCTGGAGCAAACGGAGAATATGCTGGTCTTTTAACGATTAGAGCATACCATGAAGGTATTGGCGAAGGTCATAGAAATATAGCCATTATTCCATCGTCTGCTCATGGTACAAACCCTGCATCTGCTGTAATGGCAGGTATGAAGGTAATTATCGTTAAATGTGATGAGGCAGGAAACATTGATGTGGAAGACTTGAAAGCAAAAGTTGAGAAGCATAGCAATGAATTGTCTTGTTTAATGATCACATACCCATCTACTCATGGTGTATTTGAAGAGTCTGTAGTAGAGATTTGTCAAATTATACATGATAATGGTGGTCGTGTTTACATGGATGGAGCAAATATGAATGCTCAGGTAGGTCTTACATCTCCAGCTAATATTGGTGCAGATGTTTGTCACTTGAACTTACACAAAACATTCTGTATTCCTCACGGTGGTGGTGGACCAGGTGTTGGCCCTATCGGTGTTGTTGCTGATCTAGCTCCATATTTACCAGGTCATGCTGTAATCGATAACAATGTAGGAGAAAAAGCTTCTACAGCCGTTGCTGCAGCGCCTTGGGGATCTGCTAGTATTTTACCAATCTCTTATGCATACATCCGAATGATGGGAGGTGAAGGTTTAACAAATGCTACCAAAATAGCGATCTTGAATGCAAACTATATGCAATCGAGATTAAAAGATCACTACCCAGTTTTATATGTTGGAGCAAATGGACGTAATGCACATGAGATGATTGTGGATTGCCGTCAGTTTAAACCAGCTGGTATTGAAGTGGAAGATATTGCTAAACGTTTAATGGACTATGGTTACCATGCTCCAACAGTATCATTCCCAGTACCAGGAACATTAATGATTGAACCTACTGAATCAGAAAGCAAAACAGAATTAGATCAGTTCTGTGATGCGATGATTCAAATTCGTCAGGAAATTCAAGAAGTGATTGATGGACAAGCGGATGCTGTTGAGAATGTATTGAAGAATGCACCTCATACTCAGGCTCAAGTCATTACTGAAGAATGGACTATGCCATATTCGAGAGAAAAAGCGGTATATCCTCTTCCTTACGTACAAGCAAATAAATTCTGGCCAACAGTACGTCGTATTGATAGTGCTTTCGGAGACAGAAACCTTGTATGTTCTTGTATTCCTGTAAGTGAATTCGAAGAAGCAGAAGCTTAA
- a CDS encoding GDYXXLXY domain-containing protein, giving the protein MNKKLIFIALFFIVAIIQLYVPATFILQNEEVLEVGTMYKFRTAAIDPYDPFRGKYITLWYEENRIAVENTKDWGVGQTVYILLDKDESDFVRYDGITKEIPSGNVDYLQTSINYIPYNDAQYVEFVIPFTRFYLEESKAKEAENAYNEAAIDSTLITYAKIKIKDGKGVLEDVIINESSVKDIITK; this is encoded by the coding sequence ATGAATAAGAAACTCATTTTTATCGCACTTTTTTTTATTGTCGCTATCATTCAATTGTATGTTCCTGCCACATTCATTTTACAAAATGAGGAAGTATTAGAAGTGGGAACTATGTATAAATTTAGAACTGCTGCAATAGACCCTTATGATCCTTTTAGAGGTAAATACATTACGTTATGGTATGAGGAAAATAGAATTGCTGTAGAAAACACAAAGGATTGGGGTGTAGGACAAACTGTGTATATTTTACTCGATAAAGACGAAAGTGATTTTGTTAGATATGATGGTATTACAAAAGAAATCCCTTCTGGTAATGTAGATTACTTACAAACTTCAATTAACTATATTCCATATAATGATGCTCAATATGTTGAATTCGTTATTCCATTTACTCGATTCTATTTAGAAGAAAGTAAAGCCAAAGAAGCCGAAAATGCTTATAATGAAGCTGCAATAGATTCTACTCTGATTACCTATGCCAAAATAAAAATCAAAGATGGAAAAGGTGTATTAGAGGATGTAATTATCAATGAAAGTTCAGTAAAAGATATTATCACAAAGTAA
- a CDS encoding DUF2157 domain-containing protein: MSLIDELKELQTAGIITSETAENIEAYYQNRNPPKTNRVLTAFGILGALLVGSGIILIIAHNWDQLSRGTQTTLAFIPLILGQLICGYSLFTNNRNTVLKEGGTTFLVFAIGSCIALVSQIYHHHGNLTSFLFTWALLSLPLIYVMRSSIAAILFIIGITAFGVQYRHWEYLGISNHYWYWILFTTVVPYYIYQLKTYRNNNYISFLNWSVCISVVISLMIDTHDINELMFVTFFTLFGLMYQIGEMKYFKPYSIISNAYHVISVIGSIIILFILSFDDIIWNDLRGDNINTIYSAKEFIPIVLLTALTLVVFVYQNRKKSFSDIGVFPLLFILFIPTFFLGYYSAISTLLINLFIFVLGVYHIIKGGQTVRLWEINYGLLMIAVLIYCRFFDTDISFVYKGIIFVLGGLGFFLTNYFILKKKQTHE; the protein is encoded by the coding sequence ATGAGTCTAATTGACGAACTCAAAGAACTACAAACGGCAGGAATAATCACTTCAGAAACTGCTGAGAATATAGAAGCTTACTATCAAAATAGGAACCCTCCTAAAACCAATAGAGTCCTCACTGCCTTCGGTATATTAGGGGCACTACTTGTCGGATCTGGTATCATCCTTATTATAGCACATAATTGGGATCAGCTTAGTAGAGGTACACAAACTACCTTAGCCTTTATTCCATTGATATTAGGGCAATTAATCTGTGGATACTCACTCTTTACGAATAACCGTAATACAGTATTAAAAGAAGGTGGAACTACTTTTTTAGTCTTTGCTATTGGCAGTTGCATTGCCTTAGTAAGTCAGATTTATCACCATCATGGAAACCTCACTTCATTCCTATTTACCTGGGCCCTACTTAGCTTACCACTTATTTATGTGATGAGGTCTTCAATTGCTGCCATCTTATTTATTATTGGTATTACAGCATTTGGTGTTCAATACAGACACTGGGAATATTTAGGTATTTCAAACCACTATTGGTATTGGATTTTATTTACTACGGTAGTACCCTATTATATCTATCAATTAAAAACATATAGAAACAATAATTATATCTCCTTCTTAAATTGGAGTGTTTGTATTTCCGTTGTTATAAGCTTAATGATAGACACTCATGATATTAATGAATTAATGTTTGTCACTTTCTTTACCTTGTTTGGATTGATGTACCAGATAGGAGAAATGAAATATTTCAAACCTTATTCTATCATCAGCAACGCCTATCATGTAATCAGTGTTATAGGGTCTATAATTATCTTATTCATTTTAAGTTTTGATGATATAATTTGGAACGACCTCAGAGGAGATAATATCAACACTATTTATTCAGCAAAAGAATTTATTCCTATCGTCCTTTTAACTGCTTTGACTTTAGTAGTATTTGTATACCAAAATAGAAAAAAATCATTTTCAGATATAGGTGTTTTCCCTTTATTGTTTATCCTATTTATCCCTACTTTCTTTTTGGGATATTACTCCGCTATTTCAACTTTATTGATTAACCTATTCATTTTTGTCTTGGGGGTATATCATATTATTAAAGGAGGACAAACTGTTAGGCTTTGGGAAATCAACTATGGTTTATTAATGATCGCTGTACTTATTTATTGTAGGTTCTTTGATACAGATATTAGTTTCGTTTACAAAGGAATTATTTTCGTTCTAGGTGGACTTGGCTTTTTCTTAACCAACTATTTTATCCTTAAAAAGAAACAAACTCATGAATAA